TCACTAAGTCACCGTTCCCAAAGAAAACGAACAGTACGTGAGCCGAGCTATACGGAAGTAGGCGTGCTACGATATGTGTCATGGAATCAGTCAGAGTTCGACGTCATCAGGTAGTCGAACTGTTCCCAGGCCACTGCTTGATGTACCATGGCGTGGTAGTCTTGAATTATCTGCTCTACATGTGTTTATACAGTTGTGTTACACAATCCCACACAAGACGTCAACATGGCTTGCTTCGAGCGCCCGGGGTATCATGAAGCatccgcgtcgacggccctCCGCACGCCGAAAAAATAGTTGCCGACTTTTTCGCTGCCGCGCACCTCCTTCCACCCAAGCCCCGGCACGTACACGACGCCCATCACCCGCGGACTCTCCCACCCCTTGTCAAGGAAATAgcgccgcagctcctcctcgttgaTGTACTTGTTCCAGTCGTGCGTGCCCTTGGGCACGATCCGCAGTatgtcctcggcgacgaggttggTCGTGAGCCAGCTCATCCACGTTCGCGCGATTGTGCTCATGACGAGCCATCCGCCGGGCTTGACGAACGGGCGGACCAGCTCCAGAAacgcggcgggctcgtccaCATGCTCGATGACTTCGAAGAGGCTGACCACGTCGTACCGGTGCGCGTCTGATgccggcacgggcagctCCTCAATGGACGTCTGCGTGTACGTGAGCTTGTCGCTCAGGGACGGGTCCTTGCGGGCGTGGGCtttggcgacggccaggacgGATGGCGTGGGGTCGATGGCGGTGACACGCCGTGTATTGGGCATTCGAGCGGCACTTTCCGCAAagatcccgccgccgcagccaatGTCCAGGTACGAAAGCGATTCGTCTTGGTCGGgctcctgctgcgcggcaGAGTTGCGACACGTCCGGATGAAGTCGTGGCGCAGAGGGTTCATGagatgcagcagccgcgaGGAGCCATGAGGGTCCCACCactcgccggccagggcgttAAAGTGGGAGACCTCGTCTGGATTCACTGACGAGAAGTTTGAGTGCCATCGAAGGCATGGCGCCGAAGCGGGCGCGCATATCggttggcgggcggcgatgggagTCGGGCGGCTCGAGGATGTCGGGAAGGAGGGCTGAGGCCGCTGTGGCCGTAGCCTCCGACTGAGGCGGAAAGCAGCTGTCCGCGACGGAGCTGCCATAGGTACGCGACAGGACCGGACACGGGATCGCGCGTGGTTGTGTGTAAGCTCGGCAGCTGTCACAGAACAACAACTGCAGCTCCAAAAAGTCGACCGATGCGGCAGGGCGCTGAGGCAGATGCAGCCGGCTGACAAAGCAGCGCTGGAGACGGGagagctctctctctccctctctgtCAGTGGGCCGCGCTCCGCTCTGGGGCACCTACAGTATGCACAGGTGGATCCCGGGCATCTCTCAATGCCCGTCAAtcaccctcggcggcggagccgggTGGCCGTTTCGGTCTGCCCTCGGTGTCTtgcacccatccatccgcctgCTGCGCTACCCGCCCCTCGGTACCgtggcagcctcggcgcgggagcCGTAGGGCGCCGTTGGCAGTTGGATGCACCGGTGGCCTGCAAAGCACTTCGGTTGCTGACTGATCCCGCCCCccacgtacgaagtacttgcAATGGGGGGGGACAATGGCGGACTCGGCGCCTTTTGTCAGCCGACCGTCAGCGTCTTCAATCAAGAGCGCCGCACCGTTGCGCTGGGCCGCTGGGGCATTCGCCTCGAATTTTCAGGTACCTTGGTGCCTTTAGCAGCTGTAGGTCTCGGTCGCGTGTCGCCGAGATGTAGTGACACGCCGCACAGAGCATGCATGCTTCGTAGGGATCGTGCACGGCAGTTTCGGCGCGTGGCATTCTTCTGGCGGTGCCCGgccccaccgccgccagcagcggcgctgACATGTGCTAGTGACGACGGGttctctgccgccgccatcgctaCCAAAAAGGCGTTCTAACCATGGAAGAGCCCCTTGACTGTCGGAGGCCGAGTTGGCCCGTACACCTGggaccagcgccagcgcccgcaccCACCGCTGGgaccatggcatggcatgatGAGGCATGGGACTGCCTACTCGTAGTGGGCAAGGTAGTACTTGAACCGaatgctcgccgccgcgcttccATCCTCCCTGTTTCCCCTGCTCGCATTGCCACGATACTGCCTCTTGACACCGGCCGACTTGCATTGCGCAGCCGCATCAATAAGGTTTGGcctcgcgtcgccgctggtGTTTGCTCttgctgcccctccatccgGGCACGTAAAaaagcccgcccgcccgccgccgttcggtccacgcccgcccccaaAGGCCAGGgtcttcttcccccctccGAAATTCCATCCACATCCCGCCGGCCGAGACCGAAGCGAGACATCCATCTACGTTACTATCCATCCTTCTGCGTTCACGCatcgcacgacgacgacgaaacgaAACCCGCTGTCGGCGCCCGCATACCACGATACCAAttccacgacgccgccgcccgtcatcCCGCCCCGCTCCTCAACAATGCCCGCCCCAATGATACCCCAGAGTCAATTCGACTCCATCCCCGACGCCATTGAGGCTTTCCGTATGCCGAAGCCCTCCTTGCCCCCTtgccccgtgccgccgccgccgccgctcgtgctCGGCTCTCGGCAGGAACAGCTGCTGACCATGAACCTTTCTCCCGACAGGACGGGGCGagttcctcgtcgtcctcgacgacccgggcCGTGAGAACGAGGCcgacctcatcatcgccgcccaggacATCACCACCGAGCAGATGGCCTGGATGGTGCGCTACTCCTCAGGCCTCATTTGCGCCCCGATcaagcccgcccgcgccgatgCCCTCGACCTGCCGCCCATGGTCCGTGCCAGCCAGGACCCCCGTGGTACCGCCTACACAGTctccgtcgatgccgccgacgagtccGTCACCACCGGCATCAGCGCCCATGACCGCGCCCTCGTctgccgcgtcctcgccgaccccacctccaccgccacgagcctgcgccgccccggccacgTCCTGCCGCTCCGCGCGCACCCCGGCGGCGTGAGGGCCCGAATTGGCCACACCGAGGCCGCTGTGGAGttctgccgcctcgccggcaagcacgcggccgccgccatctgcgaagtggtcgaggacggcgacgaggtcccTGGCCGGGCagtgcgcgccgccaccgacatGATGAGGGGAGAGGCATGCATTACCTTTGCGCGCAAGTGGGGCTTGAAGGTGTGCACAATCGCGGATCTCGTCGAGTACGTCGAGAAGACGGAGGGTAAGCTGGAGGTCAACGGCTCCTAGCTTTCAGGGTTGTCACCCGTACGACGAATGGCGGTTTcagagcggcgagggcgggtgATGGTTTGCGGCAAGGAGCGGCGTTTTTGCGACAAAAATCTATACTCATCCTCCCTTTTGGGTTTGTAAACGGCATTTGCTTCAGGGCATTCTTCTGGCATGGCTCGACAATCTGCAGTTCTTGGGTTGCTTAGATATTCCTAGTTGCCTTTCGGCGGGCTCATCCATCATCTATGGATATTTGTCTGTCTGTATGCAATAGAACATCATTGGATAACACATCCGCTTTTGAGATGCCTGGTCCGACGACAGCTGTTCGCCTCCAGTGTCGCGTGCATTAGGAGTACTGAGGGATAGTTACTTCTGTTAGGTTAGATCATAGTCTGTCTCCCGCGTTCAGGTCGCACTTTGGATCTGACCGTTGCTTAAGATGCGCTGGATTGTGACGTTCCTACGGGCAGGGCACTGATTAACATGTCGAGAGTTAATAGCCGTCTACAAACCCTCCCTTACTCCCTGTAGTACCATCACATGTTCATAGATGTTGATGCCATTCTCTGCTATTGATACAAGAGACGTGGACGTCCAGCGGCCAAATGTCCCAAAGGAAATATCAGGCACAGCGATCTGTCGCTGGCTAGAGGATTGATACACCTTTGTCACAAACAGCTTCCTTGGAGATACTCCCCCATTACTTATGCCATGAAATCATCCTCAAGTGTGCTTCTCGACGTAGCCGGTGGGGCACCGAGACTGAGCGAAGCCGCGCGATCCAAAAGGTCTGCATTCGGGTCCTTGGAGCCGCCGGCGTTTCTCGACGATAAGTCTTCCAAAGGTGGAGCCGTGTTCGACCGCACCTGAACTTTCACCTCACCCTGGATCCCATCAACTCGAATAGTTGACACTGTTGTGCCACCTGGTGGGGGCTTGAGGTTGGGCTGCGGCGCAAGGCTTACGAGCTCTCGAAAGAAGTTGTTAGCGGCCTCGCATCCATCCAGGAGCCATTTCAGACAAATCGTGACGCGCTCCTTTGCATACGGATTGTGATCATCATATGCGCAGCAGTTCAGCAGAGGCACGATGCCATTGTAGTTGACCATCTGCATCTGGACCTGCGAGTTGCCTGGGCTACTCTGTCCTGTCGGCGGCTGCAGGAGACTGGCGATGATGGTAAAGATCTGGCCCTTGACGCCCGACCAAGGAAACTTATGGGCCGGCTCCTGCAGCGGTGGTGGGGGCGGTGAAGGGGGTATGCTATCGTCTGCGGCCGAGTACGGGCGCTCGACCATCGGATTGCTCGAATCGGTTTTCGTAGCCCGCTTGGGCAATTCAATGAGCGCCTTCTTctgcacgcccgcctcgaggccactCAAAATGGTGATGAGGTCGTAGACCGACTCCCATTCTATCAGCTTGGCCCTAGTATCGGCCATCTCAGCAACGGTCGTCAAGAAGTCCAAGTACTGTGTCAATCCGTCTTTCGCTCTCTCCATGTCCCAGCTGTCAACGGGAAACTCCGCCGGGTCAATGTTTTGTTCCCGAATCTGGGCTTGCAAGTGCATCAAGGCCGCGCATTCGGGGACGATGCGGCTGCGGAAGAAACTGAAGAAGAAATGCAGCAATTTAATATCCCTAGTATTGTCCTTGGGCTCCTGACTCGTGGGGTTGCTGCTCCTGGCCCGAAACATGTGATTGACCAAGCGCAACAGGACGGTCTGGGCCGGAGATATGATATCCTTGGGTATCCGCAGGGAGTTCCAGGCGTAGGGAATCAAAGCGCTGTGATGAAGCGCCTCGATGATTTGGGTAGTGACCTGAAAAATCAATGACTGCTCATCTTTGTCCCAGACGGCAATGAAAACGAGCAACTCTCGTAGTAGACTCTTTCCGCAGTCGAGTGCCAGGAACATTCGGCAGCGCGTCTTTTGCAAATTTTCTCCTGCGCGTGTCAGGCCCGATCCCGCGTTGTCGAGGATACAGGACTTGACAATCATGTGAAGGGCTTCAATCTGCTTCGGATCCAGGATGTTCGGGACTTCGGTCAACAAGCCTGTCAACGGCCCCTCTCCGTAGGagacgtcatcgtcggcttcgtcgtcatccatcATGTCTTCGACATAGTCATGCGCATAGTCGTGGTCGTGATCGTGGTCGTGATCGTGGTCGTGATCGTGATCGTGgtcatgatggtggtggtggtggtggtgatggtggtgctcaCATTCAATGTCATGTTCTTGGGTATCGTGGTCATGCTCCTCCCCatggtcgtggtcgtcgtgaTGGCACCCGTGGCATTCCGGGCAATGACAATGGTCATGGTCCAACAAATCCTCATCGGCCGCCTCCGGAGGCGGTGAATGATCGCCCCGGTAAGAATGAGCATAGCGGTGGACAATGTTGGACTTGCATTGCTCGGTTCGGGACTGTGCAAACTCCACAGAGGGCATGCCCACAACCCATTCTTCGTAGTTGGGATCTCGGGCACGCAGCCACCAAGTGTCGATCTCTCTTGAGACCCGGCCGTACGCCCGGTCCTGCTCAAATTTATCCGTTTCATCCGGCTTCCAAACGGGGTTAATCTTctctgcgccgtcgctgacAGAGGCTGGCAAGTTGATAGAGTCATCGGGCATCCAGTTCCAGGCCAACGGGCGAATAGGCGCCAAATTTCCCGGGGGCTTGTGGGCGTGGTTCTGGGCATAGTCTTTGAGAAGCTGGCGGGCCGTATCGCACATTCTAGAGTTGCGATCCAGCCAATGCTGGACTTGCTGCTTGGCCACTTCTGGTCGGAACCCTGAACCATCGCCCATGCCCTCATCGGGTCCCGAGTaaccaccatcgtcgtcatcaaaGAGCACGTCGAACCAAAAGGACATTTTGTTGCGGTCGTGCTTGGCAGTCCAGTTGTGCGCTTGCTGCAGCGAGGTCACTAGCAGCTTCCTGTCTGCTAGATATTAGCAGGTCGTCCAAGCAGAGGAGGTTGTCAAGTTGCCACATACAAAGTTCGGTAATGTCGGCTAGCTTCAGCCGCTGAGCCTCGTCTAGGATCTCGCCATCGTAGCCCTTGCTCGTGACGTTGACGCAGAGGATGATGGTCTGATAGACCATCTGATCGAAGTGCACGGCGGCACAAATGTCTTGCGGGACCTCGGGCTCTGCGTTCACTAGCAAGTTCCTGGCAATGTGCATGAGCTTGATGAGTGTGCCCAGGTCCTCCTTGACGGAAGCATGGTTCATGACGATCAGAGCTGTGCTCTCCTGGGGGGTGGCGCCCTTGTCTGGATCATTCAAGCTCGAAAGCGGGCCGACAGATCTAGTAGTCAGGCTTGGGATTGCGGCAGCAAAAATTCTCGTGAGCCATATCCATATTGCGACGTTGCGCGATAGGGCTTCGCTGCAGGCACTGGTCAGTGTCGAACCGTGAAGCGGTCGAGGGTCCGCATACCGAGCAGCGCGAAGTGTGTGTGTCTTCTCGAGGGTCTTTGAGATCATCGAGTTGACTCGAGCGGCCGTCAAAGGGCCCATGGGCGGAGACTGAGTGTAGTGACCCTCCAGGCAAATGAGAGCGGCCGAGAAGCATCGCTCCTCGATTGTCTCGCCCTGGCCATCGGGTGCTAAGGCGTCCTCAGGCGGGGCTGCATATTCCGCCAGGTGCGTCATCGCTTCTCGAGAcggggcctcgtcggccatgtcgttGAGGAAAGCCTGACGAGCGAGGCAATTGAGGGTGATGCCTGTGCTAGGATGAGATATGGGTTGGTCGTGAAGCTTGCATGTTGGGCCTTGGCCTGCAAGCTTCCACGGGTTGAGGCCGCAAAAATTCTTAGTGTGGTTTCCGGGCAGTAAACCGACGCCAGGTGGCGGGCGGAACGGAGTCCAGGTTTGTCAGCACATGAAGTGGGCTCCAGCTGTTCGGGCGGGCGCCAGGCTCTCTCCacagcggcgcgccggccagctggcgggcCATGTCCTGAGGTCCCGGAATGCCGCATTGCTTCTCACTTAGGCACCCTCATCTGGTGAGAAATCTAGACGCGTGCATCAAACGTCGAAATTTGACTACTTAGCGGTTGAGCGAGGACGTTGACGCCTGCTGGAGACCCATTTGTCCCATGCAAGACGGGATCCCGGCAGGTGCGCATTCATGGATGGCTCCAGGCGTCGTGGGCTGCCGGGCACTGCCCGCCACCTCATAGAGTCGAGTACAGCGGCGCGGTAGTTAGAGAGCGCCTGCCCGAGCATGAGGCGCGCTGTGTAGCGACTGATTGTGGGGGCGCTCGTTGGCCCCCGTCTGAAGCGGGGGGCATCGACGGGCCCGGCTCTGGGACACCTCACCCACGTGCCTCGCCGCGTCTCC
This sequence is a window from Purpureocillium takamizusanense chromosome 8, complete sequence. Protein-coding genes within it:
- the RIB3 gene encoding 3,4-dihydroxy-2-butanone-4-phosphate synthase (EggNog:ENOG503NVCF~COG:H~BUSCO:EOG09263Z8I) — encoded protein: MPAPMIPQSQFDSIPDAIEAFRRGEFLVVLDDPGRENEADLIIAAQDITTEQMAWMVRYSSGLICAPIKPARADALDLPPMVRASQDPRGTAYTVSVDAADESVTTGISAHDRALVCRVLADPTSTATSLRRPGHVLPLRAHPGGVRARIGHTEAAVEFCRLAGKHAAAAICEVVEDGDEVPGRAVRAATDMMRGEACITFARKWGLKVCTIADLVEYVEKTEGKLEVNGS
- a CDS encoding Protein S-acyltransferase (COG:S~EggNog:ENOG503PGYB), producing the protein MADEAPSREAMTHLAEYAAPPEDALAPDGQGETIEERCFSAALICLEGHYTQSPPMGPLTAARVNSMISKTLEKTHTLRAAREALSRNVAIWIWLTRIFAAAIPSLTTRSVGPLSSLNDPDKGATPQESTALIVMNHASVKEDLGTLIKLMHIARNLLVNAEPEVPQDICAAVHFDQMVYQTIILCVNVTSKGYDGEILDEAQRLKLADITELYRKLLVTSLQQAHNWTAKHDRNKMSFWFDVLFDDDDGGYSGPDEGMGDGSGFRPEVAKQQVQHWLDRNSRMCDTARQLLKDYAQNHAHKPPGNLAPIRPLAWNWMPDDSINLPASVSDGAEKINPVWKPDETDKFEQDRAYGRVSREIDTWWLRARDPNYEEWVVGMPSVEFAQSRTEQCKSNIVHRYAHSYRGDHSPPPEAADEDLLDHDHCHCPECHGCHHDDHDHGEEHDHDTQEHDIECEHHHHHHHHHHHDHDHDHDHDHDHDHDHDYAHDYVEDMMDDDEADDDVSYGEGPLTGLLTEVPNILDPKQIEALHMIVKSCILDNAGSGLTRAGENLQKTRCRMFLALDCGKSLLRELLVFIAVWDKDEQSLIFQVTTQIIEALHHSALIPYAWNSLRIPKDIISPAQTVLLRLVNHMFRARSSNPTSQEPKDNTRDIKLLHFFFSFFRSRIVPECAALMHLQAQIREQNIDPAEFPVDSWDMERAKDGLTQYLDFLTTVAEMADTRAKLIEWESVYDLITILSGLEAGVQKKALIELPKRATKTDSSNPMVERPYSAADDSIPPSPPPPPLQEPAHKFPWSGVKGQIFTIIASLLQPPTGQSSPGNSQVQMQMVNYNGIVPLLNCCAYDDHNPYAKERVTICLKWLLDGCEAANNFFRELVSLAPQPNLKPPPGGTTVSTIRVDGIQGEVKVQVRSNTAPPLEDLSSRNAGGSKDPNADLLDRAASLSLGAPPATSRSTLEDDFMA
- the COQ3 gene encoding Hexaprenyldihydroxybenzoate methyltransferase, mitochondrial (COG:H~BUSCO:EOG09263SZM~EggNog:ENOG503NZTD), whose product is MAAPSRTAAFRLSRRLRPQRPQPSFPTSSSRPTPIAARQPICAPASAPCLRWHSNFSSVNPDEVSHFNALAGEWWDPHGSSRLLHLMNPLRHDFIRTCRNSAAQQEPDQDESLSYLDIGCGGGIFAESAARMPNTRRVTAIDPTPSVLAVAKAHARKDPSLSDKLTYTQTSIEELPVPASDAHRYDVVSLFEVIEHVDEPAAFLELVRPFVKPGGWLVMSTIARTWMSWLTTNLVAEDILRIVPKGTHDWNKYINEEELRRYFLDKGWESPRVMGVVYVPGLGWKEVRGSEKVGNYFFGVRRAVDADAS